A genomic stretch from Flavobacterium nitratireducens includes:
- a CDS encoding aminotransferase class I/II-fold pyridoxal phosphate-dependent enzyme, with translation MSKLPNITTSIFTVMSKMAAEYNAINLSQGFPNFPVDQKLTDIVAQLTKEDVHQYTPMAGFPPLLNKIAKLVKHSYQRTIQPETEILVTAGATQGIFSSIQALVGSGDEVIILDPSYDSYEPNVLLSGGIPIRIPLNDDYTPNWDLIEKGCNDNTKIIVITNPHNPTGKILSLNDIERLESILVKFPNIILLSDEVYEYITFEQKHISIHTRSALRNRAIITASFGKSFHVTGWKIGYVVAPEYLMYEIKKVHQFLVFSVNSISQAAISEYLDSVSVEEISPFYQEKEIISKNYSPTVVSN, from the coding sequence ATGTCCAAACTTCCCAATATCACCACCAGCATTTTCACAGTAATGTCAAAAATGGCAGCTGAATACAATGCCATAAATTTATCACAAGGATTCCCAAATTTTCCAGTTGATCAAAAACTTACTGATATCGTGGCTCAACTGACCAAAGAAGATGTACATCAATACACTCCGATGGCAGGTTTTCCGCCATTACTAAATAAAATTGCTAAGCTGGTTAAGCATTCGTACCAAAGAACAATTCAACCTGAAACCGAAATATTGGTAACAGCTGGAGCCACACAGGGCATTTTCAGCAGTATTCAGGCTTTGGTAGGTAGCGGAGACGAAGTCATCATTTTAGATCCCAGTTACGACTCTTACGAACCCAATGTTTTATTATCCGGCGGAATTCCTATCCGAATCCCATTAAATGACGATTACACCCCAAATTGGGATTTAATCGAAAAAGGCTGTAATGACAACACCAAAATAATTGTTATTACCAATCCGCACAATCCTACGGGAAAGATTCTGTCATTGAACGATATCGAAAGACTGGAAAGCATCTTAGTAAAATTCCCCAATATCATTTTGTTATCAGACGAAGTTTACGAATACATTACTTTCGAACAAAAACACATCTCCATCCATACCCGTTCAGCTCTTCGTAATCGAGCAATAATTACCGCTTCTTTTGGAAAAAGTTTTCACGTTACCGGTTGGAAAATTGGCTATGTCGTAGCGCCTGAATATTTAATGTATGAAATCAAAAAAGTACATCAATTTCTGGTTTTCAGCGTCAACAGTATTTCGCAGGCAGCTATTAGTGAATATTTAGATTCGGTTTCTGTGGAAGAAATCAGTCCGTTTTATCAGGAAAAAGAGATTATTTCCAAAAACTACTCACCAACAGTCGTTTCGAATTAA
- a CDS encoding SDR family oxidoreductase, with protein sequence MNFSQKMLRDDALQGKVIVVTGGGSGLGKAMTKYFLELGAKVAITSRDLSKLTSTATELETLTGGTCLPLQCDVRHYEEVENMLQQVLKSFGKVDVLLNNAAGNFISPTERLSANAFDTIIDIVLKGTKNCTLAFGKHWIDSKQTSATVLNIVTTYAWTGSAYVVPSATAKAGVLAMTRSLAVEWAKYGIRTNAIAPGPFPTKGAWDRLLPGDLAQKFDLAQKVPLKRVGDHQELANLAAYLVSDFSAYINGEVIVIDGGEWLKGAGQFNLLEAIPEELWDQLEMMIKAKKNQ encoded by the coding sequence ATGAACTTTAGCCAAAAAATGTTACGAGACGATGCCTTGCAGGGCAAAGTAATTGTTGTTACCGGTGGTGGTAGCGGACTAGGGAAAGCCATGACGAAATATTTCTTAGAACTAGGCGCTAAAGTAGCCATCACTTCCCGCGATTTAAGCAAACTTACCAGTACAGCCACCGAACTGGAAACGCTAACTGGCGGTACCTGCCTGCCACTGCAATGCGACGTCCGTCATTATGAGGAAGTCGAAAACATGCTGCAACAAGTTTTAAAAAGCTTTGGAAAAGTTGATGTGCTATTGAACAATGCTGCGGGTAACTTTATCTCGCCTACCGAGCGCCTTTCGGCTAATGCTTTTGACACCATTATTGATATCGTTTTAAAAGGCACCAAAAACTGTACGCTGGCTTTTGGAAAACACTGGATTGACTCTAAGCAAACTTCGGCGACGGTTTTAAATATTGTCACTACTTATGCTTGGACGGGCTCGGCTTATGTGGTTCCCAGCGCCACGGCAAAGGCGGGCGTGCTTGCTATGACCCGAAGTCTGGCCGTAGAATGGGCTAAATACGGTATTCGCACCAATGCCATTGCTCCCGGACCTTTCCCTACCAAGGGCGCTTGGGACCGATTATTGCCGGGCGATTTGGCGCAAAAATTCGATTTGGCACAAAAAGTACCACTCAAACGTGTGGGTGATCATCAGGAATTAGCTAATTTGGCTGCCTATCTGGTTTCCGATTTTTCCGCTTATATCAATGGCGAAGTCATCGTGATTGACGGTGGCGAATGGCTCAAAGGCGCTGGCCAATTCAACCTACTGGAAGCCATTCCTGAGGAACTTTGGGACCAACTCGAAATGATGATTAAAGCCAAAAAGAACCAATAA
- a CDS encoding aminotransferase class I/II-fold pyridoxal phosphate-dependent enzyme → MPCEGTYFQVVSYKAISDENDVDFCKRLIIEHGVAAIPISTFYENGKDLRLIRFCFAKDNATLEEAARRLCAI, encoded by the coding sequence ATGCCTTGCGAAGGCACTTATTTTCAGGTAGTGTCTTATAAGGCCATTTCAGATGAAAATGATGTGGATTTTTGCAAACGCCTCATTATCGAACACGGAGTTGCCGCCATTCCTATTTCTACTTTCTATGAAAATGGGAAAGATTTACGATTGATTCGTTTTTGTTTTGCCAAGGATAATGCGACTTTGGAAGAAGCTGCGAGACGACTTTGTGCTATTTAA